A genome region from Thermococcus alcaliphilus includes the following:
- a CDS encoding CGP-CTERM-anchored Cys-rich protein, whose protein sequence is MKKGLALILLLSFVPLANACYNPMDSLAVEVRLNRPGISYDLSPLLNAENIIIDNGTIIYRSHYDERVGVILREINSSLWIRIQIPAKSFESAYAYASFESPLLISNESFERIKALGWEVKNYTFRKGSLYVQISPRKGNECKSDSDCSIGGCSGEVCTTRELAREIVTPCVYKEWYSCLRLTSCGCYNGLCTWKPTLEFEKCLKEHGVDPSKVIKLPLAEVYIAVYGKEKPGEEDVVELKALFEELGISCVLDNLQFKAEITNSPEGVIDPYSFNFSKALEIELKWLRENGIIEISDEDISAIVNVAERGKAGQNSHIGWYKKNGIYTWIPYDESDKPLLVKCASPPFNISIPKGEIVLKSSSTPSQSRAQGEVCGPALILGLLLVPLLFRK, encoded by the coding sequence ATGAAGAAAGGGCTTGCCCTTATCCTTTTGCTGAGCTTTGTTCCATTGGCTAATGCGTGTTACAACCCAATGGATTCCTTGGCTGTGGAGGTTCGCCTTAACAGGCCCGGGATTTCATACGATCTAAGCCCTCTACTAAATGCGGAAAACATAATAATCGACAACGGAACCATAATCTACCGCTCCCACTACGACGAGAGAGTTGGAGTTATCTTGAGGGAGATTAACTCTTCCCTATGGATTAGGATTCAGATACCTGCGAAGAGCTTTGAATCCGCTTATGCTTACGCTTCATTTGAATCTCCCTTGCTGATTTCCAACGAAAGCTTTGAGCGGATTAAGGCTCTGGGCTGGGAAGTTAAGAACTACACCTTTAGAAAAGGGTCTCTCTACGTCCAGATAAGCCCAAGAAAAGGCAACGAGTGCAAGAGCGACTCGGACTGTTCTATAGGTGGATGTTCCGGAGAGGTCTGCACGACGAGAGAGCTCGCGAGGGAAATAGTTACGCCGTGCGTATATAAGGAGTGGTATAGTTGCTTGAGGCTCACAAGTTGTGGCTGTTACAATGGCCTCTGCACTTGGAAGCCCACTCTCGAATTTGAAAAGTGCTTGAAAGAGCACGGCGTTGATCCCTCAAAGGTCATTAAGCTTCCCCTAGCCGAGGTCTATATAGCAGTTTACGGAAAAGAAAAGCCGGGTGAAGAAGACGTTGTCGAGCTAAAGGCGCTTTTTGAAGAGCTCGGCATCTCATGTGTCCTTGACAACCTCCAGTTTAAAGCAGAGATCACTAACTCCCCAGAGGGAGTCATTGATCCCTATTCCTTCAACTTTAGCAAAGCCCTTGAGATTGAGCTCAAGTGGCTGAGGGAGAACGGAATAATAGAGATAAGCGATGAAGACATCTCGGCAATTGTAAATGTTGCGGAGAGAGGAAAAGCTGGCCAAAACTCCCATATAGGCTGGTACAAGAAAAATGGAATCTATACTTGGATCCCCTATGATGAGAGCGATAAGCCTCTTTTAGTTAAGTGTGCTTCACCACCATTTAACATCAGCATTCCAAAAGGAGAAATTGTGCTGAAGTCATCGAGCACTCCTTCCCAGAGTCGCGCTCAAGGCGAAGTTTGCGGTCCGGCACTCATTTTGGGACTTTTGCTTGTGCCTTTGCTCTTCAGAAAGTGA
- a CDS encoding acetamidase/formamidase family protein — MVVEDEIFNDVQTNGIIGPHSKMLGPVADGGKIVFVTAPGCWGPMITPTIRGGHEVNVPVAVEGAEVGDGIVIKVKSIKVLSKAASSGVDTVREGAFVGDPYVAKKCPSCNEPWPEFEVVGIGEDAVRCKHCGSPASPFKMVNGYTMVFDHNLGVGVTVNKETAKMIAKDAWEWHSLPKNSKQVPILIFAKADIVGVPSRIRPFLGQLGTVPAVDIPDSHNAGDFGSFLINAPHPYGITKEDYETKLTDGHLDVDSVREGAVLIAPVKVKGGGIYAGDAHGMQGDGEVAGHTIDVTAESVLEVSVVKNINLDGPILLPPEEDLPPLAKPWRKDEWEKVQTLGRRFGIEPEPVAPVQIIGSGPTINEAAMRGFERAAKLFGMSLEEVRNRVTISGAVEIGRLPGIVQVSMQVPLSALEKMGIDEIVVKHYDLPY; from the coding sequence ATGGTAGTTGAGGACGAAATCTTTAACGATGTACAAACAAACGGCATAATTGGCCCACATTCAAAGATGCTCGGTCCAGTGGCGGATGGAGGGAAGATAGTCTTTGTCACAGCCCCCGGATGCTGGGGTCCAATGATTACTCCCACAATTAGGGGAGGACACGAGGTCAACGTGCCAGTTGCTGTAGAAGGAGCGGAAGTCGGAGATGGCATAGTGATTAAGGTAAAGAGCATTAAGGTTCTCTCAAAAGCCGCTTCCTCAGGTGTTGATACAGTTAGAGAAGGAGCGTTTGTTGGAGATCCATATGTTGCAAAGAAATGTCCAAGCTGTAACGAACCATGGCCCGAATTTGAGGTTGTTGGTATAGGGGAAGATGCAGTGAGATGCAAACACTGTGGCTCACCGGCTTCTCCCTTCAAAATGGTCAACGGGTACACAATGGTCTTTGACCACAACCTTGGAGTTGGGGTTACAGTAAACAAGGAAACCGCCAAGATGATAGCCAAAGATGCATGGGAGTGGCACTCTCTTCCCAAGAATTCAAAGCAGGTGCCGATACTAATCTTCGCTAAGGCAGACATCGTTGGAGTGCCTTCAAGGATAAGACCTTTCTTGGGACAGCTTGGAACGGTTCCAGCCGTAGATATCCCGGACTCCCATAACGCCGGAGACTTCGGCTCCTTCTTGATTAACGCTCCCCATCCATACGGGATAACCAAGGAAGACTACGAGACAAAGCTAACCGATGGTCACTTAGATGTTGATTCAGTTAGAGAAGGGGCTGTATTAATAGCGCCGGTAAAAGTTAAGGGAGGGGGAATTTACGCCGGAGATGCTCATGGAATGCAGGGAGACGGAGAAGTAGCGGGGCATACAATCGATGTAACTGCAGAGAGCGTTCTTGAAGTTTCGGTTGTTAAAAACATAAACCTAGACGGCCCTATTTTGCTACCTCCCGAGGAAGACCTGCCTCCCCTCGCAAAGCCATGGAGAAAAGACGAATGGGAGAAAGTCCAGACATTGGGAAGAAGGTTTGGAATTGAGCCCGAGCCCGTGGCTCCAGTGCAGATTATTGGTTCAGGACCAACTATAAACGAAGCTGCAATGAGAGGTTTTGAAAGGGCAGCAAAGCTCTTTGGAATGAGCTTGGAGGAAGTTAGGAATAGGGTAACGATAAGCGGTGCCGTGGAAATTGGAAGGCTTCCGGGAATAGTTCAGGTTTCAATGCAAGTCCCACTGAGTGCTTTAGAAAAGATGGGGATAGACGAGATAGTGGTTAAGCACTACGATCTTCCTTACTAA
- a CDS encoding OsmC family protein, whose translation MRKLEEVTIQFYVEGKTESPTKMVAKVREFTIVVDEPPELGGTNEGPNPVEYILVALAGCLTITGHLVAEEKGIGIRSIRIKATGILDPRKFQGLDGERAGYKEIKVEIFPEGNFTESELLEWIKEVEERCPVSDNLKNPTPIKIEVKTKD comes from the coding sequence TTGAGGAAGTTGGAAGAGGTTACAATCCAATTCTATGTCGAAGGAAAGACTGAATCTCCAACAAAAATGGTTGCGAAGGTTAGAGAGTTCACAATTGTGGTAGATGAACCCCCTGAGTTGGGTGGGACTAACGAGGGGCCGAATCCAGTGGAATATATTCTCGTTGCCCTAGCAGGGTGCTTGACTATTACCGGTCATTTGGTAGCGGAGGAGAAGGGGATAGGTATTAGGTCAATCAGGATTAAGGCCACTGGAATACTTGACCCGAGGAAATTTCAGGGACTCGATGGTGAACGCGCTGGGTATAAAGAGATTAAGGTGGAAATATTCCCTGAGGGCAACTTTACAGAATCCGAGCTCTTAGAATGGATAAAAGAAGTTGAAGAACGCTGTCCAGTTAGTGACAACCTCAAAAATCCAACTCCAATTAAAATTGAGGTAAAAACAAAAGATTAG
- a CDS encoding DUF6506 family protein has product MDKLKAAFIFLAPEAEPERHRAVISTPAVELHVVGVKNYDEACRIAKELVDEGIAAIELCGGFGHRGVAKIVEAVEGKVPVGVVRFDIHPGLEGKSGDEIF; this is encoded by the coding sequence ATGGACAAGCTTAAAGCAGCATTTATATTTTTAGCCCCGGAGGCAGAGCCTGAAAGACATAGGGCAGTTATCTCAACGCCTGCTGTAGAGCTTCATGTAGTTGGAGTTAAAAACTACGATGAAGCCTGCAGAATTGCAAAAGAACTTGTAGATGAGGGCATAGCGGCAATTGAGCTCTGTGGAGGTTTTGGTCATAGGGGTGTTGCAAAAATTGTTGAAGCGGTAGAAGGAAAGGTTCCAGTGGGAGTTGTTAGATTCGATATCCATCCAGGGCTTGAAGGAAAAAGCGGTGATGAGATATTTTGA
- a CDS encoding alpha-ketoacid dehydrogenase subunit beta, translating to MAVVREITFAEALNEALDYEMSKDPKVVVMGEDVGRYGGIFGVTKGLIEKYGEERVRDTPIAESGFIGTGVGAAASGLLRPVVELMFIDFLGVAYDQIYNQAAKMRYMFGGKAKIPIVIRTVSGAGASAAAQHSQSLHALFIHVPGLKVVYPSTPYDAKGLLISSIEDDDPVIFIEHKMLYGIKGPVPEDPYSIPLGEADVKKEGKDVTVVATALMVHRALEVANKLEEEGISVEVIDPRTLVPLDEETILNSIKKTGRLVVVDEAYPRCSFATDIAALAVNKAFDNLKAPVKLVTAPATPVPFSPALEKEWMPSTEKIEKAIRDVL from the coding sequence ATGGCAGTGGTGAGGGAGATTACTTTTGCAGAGGCGCTCAATGAGGCTTTGGACTACGAAATGTCAAAAGATCCAAAAGTTGTCGTGATGGGCGAAGATGTTGGAAGATATGGGGGAATTTTTGGTGTCACAAAAGGACTCATAGAAAAGTACGGAGAAGAAAGAGTAAGGGATACCCCAATAGCAGAGAGCGGTTTCATTGGAACTGGGGTAGGAGCTGCTGCATCAGGCTTGTTGAGACCTGTTGTAGAGTTAATGTTCATAGACTTCCTTGGCGTAGCTTATGACCAAATCTACAACCAAGCAGCGAAGATGAGATACATGTTTGGTGGAAAGGCCAAGATTCCAATAGTTATCAGAACGGTCTCTGGAGCGGGTGCAAGCGCCGCTGCCCAACACTCACAATCCCTACACGCTCTCTTTATCCACGTTCCAGGATTGAAGGTAGTGTACCCCTCCACGCCCTACGATGCCAAAGGGCTTTTGATATCTTCAATTGAAGACGATGATCCAGTTATTTTCATTGAACATAAGATGCTTTATGGAATTAAGGGCCCAGTTCCGGAAGATCCTTATTCAATACCTCTTGGAGAGGCTGATGTGAAGAAGGAAGGTAAGGATGTTACGGTTGTTGCGACAGCTTTGATGGTTCACAGGGCTTTAGAAGTTGCAAACAAGCTTGAAGAGGAAGGAATAAGCGTTGAAGTCATTGACCCAAGAACCCTCGTACCTCTGGATGAAGAGACAATACTTAACTCAATAAAGAAGACTGGAAGGCTCGTTGTTGTTGATGAGGCATATCCAAGATGCAGCTTTGCCACGGACATAGCAGCTTTGGCCGTTAACAAGGCCTTTGATAACCTAAAAGCTCCTGTTAAGCTTGTCACAGCCCCAGCAACTCCAGTTCCGTTCAGTCCGGCCTTAGAAAAGGAATGGATGCCTAGTACTGAGAAAATTGAAAAAGCCATTAGAGATGTTCTCTGA
- a CDS encoding thiamine pyrophosphate-dependent dehydrogenase E1 component subunit alpha → MAEIPKEKLLWMYETMVKIREHEERVAELFAQGKIPGFVHLYIGEEAVATGVMAHLRKEDFITSTHRGHGHFIAKGGNIKASMAELFGKATGICKGKGGSMHIADLDVGELGANGIVGGGIPHAVGAALGIKLNGLDNVAVAFFGDGASNQQNFHEAINLAAIWKLPVVFVCENNLYQISLPYSKQQAIKSVAERAAAYGIPGVSVDGQDVFAVYEVAKEAIERARNGEGPTLIEAKTYRFRGHFEGDPQIYRSKEEVEWWKKNKDPIVLFEKTVLEKGLLTEEELDTIRERVKREIEESIKFAEESPWPKPEEVLEDVFSTPTKGVLVWQW, encoded by the coding sequence ATGGCGGAGATACCTAAGGAAAAGTTGTTGTGGATGTACGAAACCATGGTTAAGATAAGAGAGCATGAAGAAAGGGTTGCAGAGCTTTTTGCCCAAGGAAAAATCCCGGGCTTTGTTCATCTCTACATTGGAGAAGAAGCTGTCGCAACAGGGGTAATGGCCCACCTAAGGAAAGAGGACTTCATAACGAGTACTCACAGGGGACATGGTCACTTTATTGCAAAAGGCGGTAACATCAAGGCATCAATGGCCGAACTCTTTGGTAAGGCTACAGGGATATGTAAAGGAAAAGGTGGCTCAATGCACATAGCCGATTTGGATGTAGGAGAATTGGGAGCAAACGGTATAGTGGGTGGAGGTATTCCCCACGCAGTCGGAGCCGCATTGGGCATAAAGCTAAATGGCTTGGATAACGTTGCAGTGGCTTTCTTTGGAGATGGTGCCTCTAATCAACAAAACTTCCATGAGGCAATAAATCTTGCCGCAATATGGAAGCTTCCAGTAGTTTTTGTATGTGAAAACAACCTCTACCAGATATCCCTTCCCTATTCAAAACAGCAAGCCATAAAGAGTGTCGCTGAGAGGGCTGCTGCTTACGGAATTCCGGGAGTTAGTGTAGACGGCCAAGATGTCTTTGCGGTTTATGAAGTCGCTAAAGAAGCGATAGAGAGGGCTAGGAATGGAGAGGGACCAACACTAATAGAAGCAAAGACCTATAGGTTCAGAGGACACTTTGAAGGCGATCCCCAAATATATAGGTCAAAGGAGGAAGTGGAATGGTGGAAGAAGAACAAGGATCCAATAGTTCTCTTTGAGAAAACAGTCCTTGAGAAAGGTCTTCTAACTGAAGAAGAGCTTGATACTATTAGGGAAAGAGTAAAGAGAGAGATAGAAGAATCTATCAAGTTTGCAGAGGAAAGCCCATGGCCCAAGCCGGAGGAAGTTCTTGAAGACGTGTTCTCGACCCCAACCAAGGGGGTGTTAGTATGGCAGTGGTGA
- a CDS encoding biotin/lipoyl-containing protein, whose protein sequence is MSRINVIMPKLGMTMKKGTIVEWKKNVGEMVEKDEVIAIVESEKLTGEVKAPASGVLVEKLHDVGDEVPVGEPIAIIETEGS, encoded by the coding sequence ATGTCAAGAATAAATGTCATTATGCCAAAATTAGGTATGACAATGAAAAAGGGCACTATCGTAGAGTGGAAGAAAAATGTTGGAGAGATGGTGGAGAAAGATGAAGTAATTGCTATAGTCGAGTCCGAGAAACTAACTGGAGAGGTCAAAGCTCCAGCATCAGGAGTTCTAGTGGAGAAACTCCACGATGTTGGAGATGAAGTCCCCGTAGGGGAGCCAATAGCAATAATAGAAACTGAGGGGAGCTAA
- a CDS encoding dihydrolipoamide acetyltransferase family protein, whose amino-acid sequence MSEEIRTIAEQYDIDLSKIEGSGPNGEVTLEDLEKYIREHFFPKVREERKVFGIRKVIAERLSKSYREAVHVTLNMETKMDNLIEMRKKLTEKLGEKPSYTVLMLKCIAKAIRDFIEINASMEEEKIVIYDSININVAVDSPIGLITPVIRDVDKKSLGELLKDYADIVERAKSGRLKEKDFVGGTFTVTNLGMFGVDSFTPIINPPQIAILGLNRIVQKPIVENGEIKIASVMTLSLTFDHRAIDGAPAARFLERVKYYLEHPEEVFESE is encoded by the coding sequence GTGAGTGAAGAGATAAGAACGATAGCCGAGCAATACGATATCGATCTTTCAAAAATAGAAGGCTCTGGTCCCAATGGCGAAGTTACGCTTGAAGACCTCGAAAAATATATACGAGAACACTTCTTTCCAAAGGTGAGAGAAGAGAGAAAAGTGTTTGGGATCAGGAAGGTTATAGCAGAGAGGCTTTCAAAGAGCTACAGGGAAGCTGTGCACGTAACCCTTAATATGGAAACAAAGATGGATAACCTTATTGAAATGAGGAAGAAGCTCACTGAAAAGCTTGGAGAAAAGCCCTCTTACACAGTTCTCATGTTAAAATGCATTGCAAAAGCCATAAGGGACTTCATAGAGATCAATGCGTCAATGGAAGAGGAAAAGATAGTGATCTATGACAGCATAAACATAAACGTGGCTGTTGACAGTCCAATAGGCCTTATTACGCCAGTAATTAGGGACGTTGACAAAAAATCCCTTGGGGAACTTCTAAAGGACTATGCGGACATAGTTGAGAGAGCAAAAAGCGGCAGACTTAAGGAGAAGGACTTTGTTGGGGGAACATTCACAGTAACGAACCTTGGAATGTTTGGAGTTGATTCCTTCACCCCAATAATTAATCCGCCCCAGATCGCGATTTTAGGTTTGAACAGAATAGTCCAAAAGCCGATAGTGGAAAATGGAGAGATAAAAATTGCCAGCGTGATGACGCTTTCTTTGACATTTGACCACAGAGCAATAGACGGAGCTCCAGCCGCGAGGTTCTTGGAGAGAGTTAAATATTACCTGGAGCACCCAGAGGAGGTCTTTGAAAGTGAGTGA
- a CDS encoding Lin0512 family protein, whose amino-acid sequence MSEWRRYVIEIGMGIDQHGQDPTKAAIKAIKDAITRVCTVGLLELFELDLERDIKAEILIGVPYSQRVNIEKVKEVIPLPCEKVVKIVEGGLKGPGIALKEFGDKTNEILVAIAFITLYVRR is encoded by the coding sequence GTGAGTGAATGGAGAAGATATGTCATCGAGATAGGAATGGGAATAGACCAGCATGGTCAAGATCCCACTAAAGCTGCAATAAAGGCCATAAAAGATGCAATAACAAGGGTTTGCACTGTTGGACTCTTGGAGCTCTTTGAGCTTGATCTTGAGAGAGATATAAAAGCAGAGATCCTCATAGGGGTGCCCTATTCTCAAAGAGTCAATATAGAGAAAGTCAAAGAAGTAATCCCCCTACCGTGTGAAAAAGTTGTTAAAATTGTCGAAGGCGGTCTAAAAGGCCCTGGAATAGCTCTTAAAGAATTTGGAGATAAAACAAACGAAATATTGGTGGCAATAGCGTTTATTACCCTCTATGTAAGGAGATGA
- a CDS encoding NAD(+)/NADH kinase, giving the protein MGKVTVGIIANPESGRDIRRLIAHASVFDNMEKVNIVKRLLLIMQELGVEKVLAMPETFGIVPAALHAVGEHISMEVEMLPMKVFGDWRDTLKATELMKDKVKAIIVIGGDGTNRLVAKASGEIPIMPISTGTNNVFPYMIEATIAGAAVSAIATGIVKPTEGTYKTKRIELYEDGRLKDIALVDAVATLHSFKGSKAVWKPEYLKEVVASISSPSNIGLSSIPGILREITERDDLGIYVELGGEKGIKAPIAPGIFRRIKVKETKILNLNEEIELKTSPSLLALDGERETEMRGEITAKITRNGPRVIDYRKTLKIAAERGFFDD; this is encoded by the coding sequence ATGGGAAAAGTAACTGTAGGGATAATAGCAAACCCTGAATCTGGCAGAGATATAAGGCGTTTAATTGCCCATGCAAGTGTTTTTGACAACATGGAGAAAGTTAACATCGTAAAAAGACTTCTTCTAATAATGCAGGAGTTAGGAGTTGAAAAAGTTTTAGCAATGCCGGAAACCTTTGGAATAGTTCCCGCTGCACTTCATGCCGTGGGGGAGCATATATCTATGGAGGTTGAAATGCTTCCAATGAAAGTTTTTGGAGATTGGAGGGACACATTAAAGGCAACTGAGCTCATGAAGGACAAAGTTAAGGCAATAATTGTCATAGGAGGGGATGGGACAAACAGACTTGTCGCAAAAGCCTCTGGAGAAATCCCCATAATGCCCATCTCCACAGGCACCAACAACGTCTTTCCATACATGATAGAGGCCACAATAGCCGGGGCTGCTGTTTCAGCAATAGCCACTGGCATTGTTAAACCCACCGAAGGAACTTACAAAACAAAAAGAATTGAACTTTATGAAGATGGCAGACTCAAAGATATTGCTCTCGTAGATGCTGTTGCAACGCTCCATTCCTTTAAAGGCTCCAAAGCAGTTTGGAAACCTGAATACTTGAAAGAGGTTGTAGCCAGTATCTCTTCCCCATCCAACATTGGGCTGAGTTCAATTCCCGGAATTTTGAGGGAGATAACTGAAAGAGACGACTTGGGAATATATGTGGAGCTTGGAGGAGAAAAAGGCATAAAAGCGCCCATAGCTCCTGGAATATTTAGAAGAATAAAAGTCAAAGAAACAAAAATCTTGAATCTGAACGAGGAAATCGAACTGAAAACATCTCCCTCACTTTTGGCTCTTGATGGAGAAAGAGAGACTGAAATGAGGGGGGAGATAACTGCAAAAATAACGCGGAATGGGCCGAGAGTTATTGACTATAGAAAGACACTGAAAATAGCTGCTGAGAGAGGCTTCTTTGACGATTAG
- a CDS encoding lipoate--protein ligase family protein, translated as MPLRVLFHEYRDPYLNIAFEESLARSRSVDLVGDTFRIWRNENSLVLGRFRKVGEDVNLSNASRFGFPIVRRFTGGGTVYHDSGCLNYSIAIKKNVKYPLDYMYRVLLKGTLLALKKLGARAYLKNTNDVVVNERKVSGTAAAMRWGVLFLHGSILINSNLQMLYLLLRIPKVHNFDPVKYRVANLSAFVETSTEEVADALIWGYSRVLSTSPTFEEPLKEELKVANLLYKEKYSREEWNFKGLVDNEGELNKKVKDILS; from the coding sequence ATGCCATTGAGGGTTCTATTTCATGAGTACCGGGATCCTTATCTCAACATTGCCTTCGAAGAAAGCCTTGCAAGGAGCAGGAGTGTTGATCTTGTTGGAGATACCTTTAGGATATGGAGAAACGAAAATTCTCTGGTTTTGGGTCGTTTTAGAAAAGTTGGGGAGGATGTCAATTTAAGCAATGCTAGTAGATTTGGATTCCCAATAGTGAGGCGCTTCACCGGAGGAGGGACAGTGTACCATGACAGTGGATGCCTGAATTATTCTATTGCAATCAAGAAAAATGTAAAGTACCCACTGGACTATATGTATAGAGTCCTCCTAAAAGGCACTCTTCTTGCGCTGAAAAAACTTGGAGCACGGGCATACCTAAAGAATACCAACGATGTCGTGGTTAATGAGAGAAAAGTTTCGGGAACTGCTGCGGCTATGAGGTGGGGAGTTCTTTTTCTTCATGGTTCGATTTTAATAAACTCAAATCTGCAAATGCTCTATCTCCTTTTAAGAATTCCAAAGGTCCACAACTTTGATCCGGTTAAGTATCGGGTGGCAAACCTCTCTGCGTTTGTAGAGACTTCCACAGAAGAAGTTGCTGATGCCCTAATTTGGGGTTATTCAAGAGTGTTGTCTACCTCTCCTACTTTTGAAGAGCCTTTAAAAGAGGAACTAAAGGTGGCCAATCTTTTATATAAAGAGAAATATTCTAGGGAGGAATGGAACTTTAAAGGCCTTGTTGACAATGAGGGAGAACTTAATAAAAAGGTAAAAGACATCCTCAGCTAA
- a CDS encoding biotin/lipoyl-containing protein translates to MEVEVKVPIVSQEDKKGVINQWYKSDGDEVKEGEEIAEVMIEKVTIIVKAPVSGKLRILVPENEEISQGQVIAVVETE, encoded by the coding sequence ATGGAAGTAGAGGTGAAAGTGCCAATAGTTAGTCAAGAAGATAAAAAAGGTGTAATAAACCAGTGGTACAAAAGCGATGGGGATGAAGTAAAGGAAGGTGAGGAGATAGCAGAGGTTATGATAGAGAAAGTTACCATTATCGTAAAGGCGCCAGTAAGTGGAAAGCTTAGAATACTCGTTCCTGAAAATGAAGAAATATCACAAGGACAGGTAATAGCAGTTGTAGAAACTGAATAG
- a CDS encoding alpha-ketoacid dehydrogenase subunit beta, with protein sequence MARKLPMYKAISEAIAQEMERDENVFVMGEDIGAYGGIFGATTGLLEKFGPERVRDTPISEAAFIGAALGAASKGMRPIVELMFVDFFGVAMDQIYNHIAKAHYMSGGQVKMPVVIMTAMGGGYSDAAQHSQCLYGLFAHVPGLKIVIPSNSYDAKGLMISAIRDDNPVMYFFHKGLMGLGWMPSPPEATVEVPEEPYTVPIGEAKVVKEGSDVTIVGVAKMVYEALWAAEELEKEGIGAEVIDLRTLVPVDKKTLLNSVKKTGRLVVVDEDYRSYGMSGEVIATVVENGISLEAPPVRVAYPDVPVPYSRVLERYVLPDKEKIINAVKSIM encoded by the coding sequence ATGGCAAGAAAACTCCCCATGTATAAAGCAATCTCGGAAGCAATAGCTCAGGAAATGGAGAGAGATGAAAACGTGTTTGTCATGGGTGAGGATATTGGGGCATATGGAGGCATATTTGGCGCAACAACTGGACTTTTAGAGAAATTTGGGCCTGAGAGAGTTAGAGACACCCCAATAAGCGAAGCGGCGTTTATAGGGGCTGCTTTGGGGGCGGCATCAAAGGGAATGAGACCAATAGTCGAGCTTATGTTTGTGGACTTCTTTGGAGTTGCCATGGATCAGATTTACAACCACATAGCCAAAGCCCACTACATGTCCGGCGGACAAGTGAAAATGCCAGTAGTGATAATGACCGCCATGGGTGGAGGATACAGCGACGCTGCTCAGCATTCCCAATGTCTCTACGGGCTCTTTGCACACGTTCCGGGTTTGAAGATAGTAATTCCCTCGAACTCATATGATGCGAAAGGCTTGATGATCTCGGCGATTAGAGATGACAACCCGGTTATGTACTTCTTCCACAAAGGTCTCATGGGACTTGGATGGATGCCCTCGCCACCGGAAGCAACGGTTGAGGTTCCGGAGGAGCCTTACACAGTACCTATCGGAGAGGCAAAAGTAGTCAAAGAGGGGAGCGATGTTACCATTGTAGGAGTTGCTAAAATGGTATACGAGGCATTATGGGCTGCAGAAGAGCTTGAAAAAGAAGGCATTGGTGCGGAGGTAATCGACCTAAGAACCTTGGTTCCCGTGGACAAGAAGACCCTCTTGAATTCCGTAAAGAAGACTGGGCGTTTAGTTGTAGTGGATGAGGACTACAGAAGCTACGGGATGAGTGGAGAAGTCATTGCTACGGTTGTTGAGAATGGAATATCTTTGGAAGCACCTCCCGTAAGAGTTGCCTATCCTGATGTTCCCGTTCCCTACAGTAGGGTTCTGGAGAGATATGTTCTTCCAGATAAGGAGAAGATAATCAACGCCGTAAAGAGTATAATGTGA